Proteins from one Bacteroides zhangwenhongii genomic window:
- a CDS encoding response regulator transcription factor, whose amino-acid sequence MKILIVEDEPSLRELIQCSLEKERYVVETASDFNSALRKIEDYDYDCILLDIMLPDGSGLDLLERLKALHKRENVIIISAKDSLEDKVLGLELGADDYLPKPFHLVELNARIKSVIRRHQHDGEIDIRQGNVRIEPDKYRVFVNDLEVELNRKEYDILLYFINRPGRLINKNTLAESVWGDHIDQVDNFDFIYAQIKNLRKKLKDSGATIEIKAVYGFGYKMVVE is encoded by the coding sequence ATGAAGATATTGATTGTAGAAGACGAACCCTCTTTGAGAGAACTGATTCAATGTTCACTTGAAAAAGAACGTTACGTGGTAGAAACAGCCAGTGACTTCAATTCTGCTTTACGCAAAATAGAAGATTACGACTATGATTGTATCTTATTGGACATCATGCTGCCGGACGGAAGCGGACTTGATCTTCTTGAACGATTGAAAGCGCTCCATAAACGGGAAAATGTGATTATTATTTCCGCCAAAGACTCCCTGGAAGACAAAGTCTTGGGATTGGAGCTCGGGGCGGATGATTATTTGCCGAAACCCTTTCATCTGGTTGAATTAAATGCACGTATTAAAAGCGTGATTCGCCGTCATCAGCACGATGGAGAAATTGATATCCGCCAAGGCAATGTACGGATAGAACCGGATAAATATCGTGTCTTTGTGAATGATCTGGAAGTGGAACTAAATAGAAAAGAGTATGATATCCTATTATATTTCATCAACCGCCCCGGAAGATTAATCAATAAAAATACCTTGGCCGAATCTGTATGGGGAGATCATATCGATCAGGTTGATAATTTTGATTTCATATATGCGCAAATCAAGAATCTCCGCAAAAAGCTCAAAGATTCCGGTGCAACGATTGAAATCAAAGCGGTTTATGGGTTTGGATATAAAATGGTGGTAGAATAA
- a CDS encoding caspase family protein — MNKLNYTKYFFIIIGYLISSNISAQTNRALIVTIANYPKNSGWENIHADNDKVYILEMLSLKKFLPAHIIQLSDTLATKANVTKALNRLCNEVQSGDVLFLHFSCHGQQMMDNNGDEEDGLDESLVMYDAGYKYIPQQYEGENHLRDDELGIWIHKLRRKAGEKGRITITLDACHSGTANRDETAYMKTYKEYVRGTTAIFAKEGYVPRPGKHQELSLRLKNEKGLATAAVFSACPAEFTNYEYYDRQRSMYVGKLTYSFCRQINKMKAQCTIKTFFSRLMGDMFSLLRDSSVRRFQYPYMECSDETAPFFIGLRK, encoded by the coding sequence ATGAATAAACTGAATTATACAAAGTACTTTTTTATTATTATCGGATACTTGATTAGTAGCAATATATCTGCACAAACCAACAGAGCACTTATCGTTACGATAGCCAACTACCCTAAGAATAGTGGTTGGGAAAACATCCATGCCGATAATGACAAAGTATATATTCTCGAAATGTTATCTCTTAAAAAATTCTTACCTGCTCATATTATTCAGTTATCTGATACACTGGCAACCAAAGCCAACGTAACCAAAGCATTGAACAGGCTTTGCAACGAGGTACAATCCGGTGATGTCTTATTTCTGCATTTCTCCTGTCATGGACAGCAAATGATGGATAACAACGGGGACGAGGAAGACGGACTGGACGAGAGTTTGGTAATGTATGATGCCGGATACAAATATATTCCCCAACAATATGAAGGAGAAAATCATTTACGTGATGATGAATTGGGAATATGGATTCACAAACTTCGCCGGAAAGCAGGGGAGAAGGGCAGAATTACTATTACGTTAGACGCTTGCCACAGCGGAACAGCAAATCGGGATGAGACAGCATACATGAAAACCTATAAAGAATATGTTCGTGGAACAACTGCTATTTTTGCTAAGGAAGGGTATGTTCCACGTCCCGGTAAACATCAGGAACTAAGTCTGCGGCTTAAAAACGAAAAAGGACTGGCTACCGCTGCCGTATTCAGTGCCTGTCCGGCAGAGTTTACGAATTATGAGTACTATGACAGACAACGCTCGATGTACGTCGGCAAATTAACATATTCTTTTTGCCGACAGATTAATAAGATGAAAGCTCAATGCACAATAAAGACTTTTTTTTCACGGCTTATGGGTGATATGTTTTCCCTTTTAAGAGACTCAAGTGTACGGCGGTTTCAATATCCCTATATGGAATGTTCGGACGAAACGGCTCCTTTTTTTATCGGACTAAGAAAATAA
- a CDS encoding COG1470 family protein, whose product MTMRTNCFLLLAILLGLIPINNTHANDSIPKSVILYTPYTKISVSPGASIDYSIDLINNTDQLTNANLSVSGLSASWKHEMKSGGWSLSQLSVLPKEKKTFNLKVEVPLKVNKGNYHFVVYAGNAKLPLDVVVAQKGTYQTEFTTDQPNMQGNSKSTFTFSATLKNQTADQQLYALMANAPRGWNVVFKPNYKQATSAQVEANSTQNVSIDITPPANVEAGSYKIPVRAATGTTSAELELEVVVTGSYQMELTTPRGLLSTDVTAGDIKKIELEVRNTGSSLLKDIQLSANKPADWEVTFEPSKIDALKAGETSTVMATLKASKKALPGDYVTTIMAKTPEVNADAQFRVAVKTPMIWGWVGVLIIIAAIGVVYYLFRKYGRR is encoded by the coding sequence ATGACTATGAGAACAAATTGTTTTTTATTATTAGCTATTCTGTTGGGATTGATTCCCATTAATAACACACACGCAAATGATTCTATCCCTAAGAGCGTGATTCTGTACACACCTTACACAAAAATCTCCGTATCTCCCGGAGCGTCAATTGACTACAGTATTGATCTTATCAACAACACAGACCAGTTGACGAATGCGAATCTTTCTGTCAGCGGATTATCCGCCAGTTGGAAACACGAAATGAAATCCGGTGGCTGGAGCCTTAGCCAACTATCGGTACTTCCCAAAGAGAAAAAGACTTTCAATTTAAAAGTCGAAGTCCCATTAAAGGTGAATAAAGGTAATTATCACTTTGTGGTATATGCCGGAAACGCCAAACTTCCATTGGATGTGGTGGTTGCTCAAAAAGGAACCTACCAGACTGAATTTACTACCGACCAACCCAACATGCAGGGAAATTCTAAATCAACCTTCACTTTCAGCGCCACTTTAAAGAATCAGACTGCCGACCAGCAGTTATATGCTTTGATGGCTAATGCACCCAGAGGTTGGAATGTAGTTTTTAAACCTAACTATAAGCAAGCCACTTCTGCGCAAGTGGAAGCCAACAGCACCCAAAATGTAAGTATAGATATTACTCCTCCTGCCAATGTAGAAGCCGGCAGTTACAAAATTCCGGTACGTGCCGCTACAGGTACCACTTCTGCCGAATTGGAACTGGAAGTGGTTGTTACCGGCTCTTATCAAATGGAACTGACTACTCCCCGTGGGTTATTGAGTACAGATGTCACAGCAGGTGATATAAAGAAAATAGAACTGGAAGTCAGAAACACAGGCTCTTCATTACTGAAAGATATTCAGCTGTCTGCCAATAAACCTGCTGACTGGGAAGTAACTTTCGAACCTTCAAAAATCGATGCACTAAAAGCCGGAGAGACATCAACGGTTATGGCTACTTTGAAAGCTTCTAAAAAAGCATTGCCAGGCGACTATGTGACTACCATCATGGCAAAAACTCCTGAAGTAAATGCCGATGCGCAGTTCAGAGTTGCAGTAAAAACTCCGATGATATGGGGATGGGTAGGCGTTCTTATCATTATTGCCGCCATCGGCGTGGTTTACTATCTGTTCCGTAAATATGGAAGGAGGTAA
- a CDS encoding ABC transporter permease — MNKVNHPFWVIVNKEISDHVKSWRFIILIGIIALTCMGSLYTALTNISEAIKPNDPDGSFLFLKLFTVSDGTLPSFVLFINFLGPLLGIALGFDAVNSEQNKGTLSRMLSQPIHRDCIINAKFVAALIVIGIMLFVLGFLVMGCGLIAIGIPPTAEEFWRIVFFIITSIFYVAFWLNLAILFSLRFRQAATSALASVAVWLFFSVFYTMIVNLVAKGLSPSQMASPYQIISYQKFILGLMRLAPSELFNEATTTLLMPSVRSLGPLTMEQVQGAIPSPLPLGQSLLVVWPQLTGLIAATVICFAISYIMFMRREIRSR; from the coding sequence ATGAATAAAGTCAATCATCCTTTTTGGGTTATCGTCAACAAGGAAATTTCCGATCATGTCAAAAGTTGGCGTTTTATTATACTAATAGGTATTATAGCACTTACCTGTATGGGGTCGCTATATACAGCACTCACCAATATTAGTGAAGCCATCAAACCTAATGATCCGGACGGTTCGTTTCTTTTCTTGAAGTTGTTTACGGTTTCAGATGGGACTCTCCCCTCTTTTGTACTGTTTATTAACTTCTTAGGTCCCCTATTGGGAATCGCTTTGGGATTTGATGCAGTCAATTCCGAACAAAATAAAGGAACATTGAGCCGTATGCTGTCCCAGCCTATTCATCGCGATTGCATTATCAATGCGAAGTTTGTGGCTGCTTTGATTGTGATAGGTATCATGTTGTTTGTATTGGGCTTTCTGGTGATGGGATGTGGGCTGATTGCTATTGGTATTCCTCCTACGGCAGAAGAGTTTTGGAGAATTGTTTTCTTCATCATTACCAGTATCTTTTATGTAGCATTCTGGTTGAATCTGGCTATTCTGTTTTCACTCCGTTTCCGTCAGGCAGCGACTTCCGCATTAGCATCTGTGGCTGTTTGGTTGTTTTTTAGCGTATTCTATACCATGATTGTTAATTTGGTGGCTAAAGGGTTGAGTCCGTCACAGATGGCATCACCTTATCAGATTATCAGTTATCAGAAGTTTATTCTAGGGTTGATGCGTTTGGCGCCAAGTGAACTGTTTAATGAAGCTACCACCACATTACTGATGCCTTCTGTCAGAAGTTTGGGACCATTGACTATGGAACAGGTACAGGGAGCTATCCCTAGTCCGCTCCCATTGGGACAAAGTCTTTTAGTTGTATGGCCGCAGCTGACCGGATTGATTGCGGCAACGGTTATTTGCTTCGCTATTTCTTATATCATGTTTATGAGAAGAGAAATACGCTCCAGATAA
- the proS gene encoding proline--tRNA ligase, with translation MAKELKDLTKRSENYSQWYNDLVVKADLAEQSAVRGCMVIKPYGYAIWEKMQRQLDDMFKETGHVNAYFPLLIPKSFLSREAEHVEGFAKECAVVTHHRLKNSPDGKGVIVDPEAKLEEELIIRPTSETIIWNTYKNWINSYRDLPILCNQWANVMRWEMRTRLFLRTAEFLWQEGHTAHATREEAEEEAIRMLNVYGEFAEKYMAVPVVKGVKSANERFAGALDTYTIEAMMQDGKALQSGTSHFLGQNFAKAFDVQFVNKENKMEYVWATSWGVSTRLMGALIMTHSDDNGLVLPPHLAPIQVVIVPIYKNDEQLKQIDAKVEGIVAKLKALGISVKYDNADNKRPGFKFADYELKGVPVRLVMGGRDLENNTMEVMRRDTLEKETVTCEGIETYVQNLLEEMQANIYKKALDYRNSKITTVDTYDEFKEKIEEGGFILAHWDGTTETEEKIKEETKATIRCIPFDSFVPGDKEPGKCMVTGKPSACRVIFARSY, from the coding sequence ATGGCAAAAGAACTGAAAGATCTAACCAAACGTAGTGAGAATTACTCACAGTGGTATAACGATTTGGTGGTAAAAGCTGATTTGGCAGAACAGTCTGCTGTGCGCGGATGTATGGTGATTAAGCCTTACGGATACGCTATCTGGGAAAAAATGCAACGTCAATTGGACGATATGTTCAAGGAAACAGGACACGTAAATGCATACTTTCCGCTATTAATCCCGAAATCATTCTTAAGTCGTGAAGCAGAACACGTGGAGGGCTTCGCAAAAGAGTGTGCCGTAGTAACTCATCACCGTTTGAAAAATTCTCCGGATGGAAAAGGAGTTATCGTGGATCCTGAAGCAAAATTGGAAGAAGAACTCATTATTCGTCCGACTTCTGAAACCATTATATGGAATACTTATAAAAATTGGATTAATTCCTATCGTGATCTGCCTATCTTATGTAATCAATGGGCTAACGTAATGCGTTGGGAAATGCGTACCCGTCTTTTCCTGCGTACTGCCGAATTCCTGTGGCAAGAGGGACATACCGCTCATGCTACCCGTGAAGAAGCAGAGGAAGAAGCAATCAGAATGTTGAATGTATATGGTGAATTTGCAGAAAAATATATGGCTGTTCCCGTTGTAAAGGGAGTGAAATCAGCCAATGAACGTTTTGCAGGTGCACTTGACACTTACACAATAGAAGCCATGATGCAGGACGGAAAAGCATTGCAAAGTGGTACTTCCCACTTCCTGGGACAAAACTTTGCAAAGGCATTCGATGTTCAGTTCGTTAACAAGGAAAACAAGATGGAGTATGTTTGGGCTACTTCATGGGGTGTTTCTACTCGTTTGATGGGTGCATTGATTATGACTCACTCGGATGACAACGGATTGGTATTACCTCCACATTTGGCTCCGATTCAGGTAGTAATCGTTCCTATCTATAAGAATGACGAACAACTGAAACAAATCGATGCTAAAGTAGAAGGCATTGTAGCTAAGTTGAAAGCACTGGGCATCTCTGTGAAATATGATAATGCAGATAACAAACGCCCGGGCTTCAAATTCGCTGATTATGAATTGAAGGGTGTACCTGTTCGTTTGGTTATGGGTGGTCGCGATCTTGAAAACAACACGATGGAAGTGATGCGCCGTGATACACTGGAAAAAGAAACAGTTACCTGTGAAGGCATTGAAACATACGTTCAGAACCTGCTTGAAGAAATGCAGGCTAATATCTACAAAAAAGCATTGGACTATCGTAATTCCAAGATTACAACAGTAGATACCTACGACGAATTTAAAGAAAAAATCGAAGAAGGCGGATTTATTCTGGCTCATTGGGACGGAACTACTGAAACAGAAGAAAAGATTAAGGAAGAAACCAAAGCAACTATTCGTTGTATTCCGTTCGATTCATTTGTTCCGGGCGACAAAGAACCGGGTAAATGTATGGTTACAGGTAAACCATCTGCTTGCCGCGTCATATTTGCACGTTCTTATTAA
- a CDS encoding ABC transporter ATP-binding protein — MGEQVIVLTDLTKQYGNFTAVDHIRLNIRKGEIFGLLGPNGAGKSTTILMMLGLTEPTSGTVEICGINSTTHPIEVKRKIGYLPEDVGFYDDMTGPENLIYTARLNGISDKEAKNKAMELMKRVGLEDQLAKKTGKYSRGMRQRLGLADVLIKNPEIIILDEPTSGIDPAGVQEFIELIRWLSKEEGLTVLFSSHHLDQVQKVCDRVGLFSNGQLLALIDMAELKDKKQELSDIYNHYFEEGGERHE, encoded by the coding sequence ATGGGCGAACAAGTGATCGTACTTACCGATTTGACTAAACAATACGGTAATTTCACTGCTGTAGATCATATTCGCCTGAATATCCGGAAAGGAGAAATCTTCGGATTGCTGGGACCGAATGGTGCTGGAAAATCAACTACTATCCTAATGATGTTGGGATTGACAGAGCCTACTTCGGGAACAGTTGAAATTTGTGGAATCAATTCTACTACACACCCCATTGAAGTAAAAAGGAAAATTGGGTATTTACCAGAAGATGTAGGATTCTATGATGATATGACAGGACCGGAGAATTTGATCTATACAGCGCGATTAAATGGTATTTCTGATAAAGAGGCAAAAAACAAGGCTATGGAACTGATGAAGCGGGTAGGCCTTGAAGATCAGTTAGCCAAAAAGACCGGGAAATACTCTCGTGGTATGAGACAGCGGTTGGGATTGGCTGATGTACTTATTAAAAATCCGGAGATTATTATTCTCGATGAGCCGACTTCAGGGATTGACCCTGCAGGTGTTCAGGAATTTATCGAACTGATTCGCTGGTTGAGTAAAGAAGAAGGACTGACAGTGCTTTTCTCTTCCCATCATCTGGATCAGGTACAGAAAGTGTGCGACCGGGTAGGTTTGTTCAGTAATGGCCAATTACTTGCTTTGATCGATATGGCAGAATTGAAAGATAAGAAGCAGGAATTGTCTGATATTTATAACCATTATTTTGAGGAAGGAGGAGAAAGACATGAATAA
- a CDS encoding sensor histidine kinase: protein MKLIYYIILRITLALTLILTVWAIFFYVTMIDEVNDEVDDALEDYSETIIIRALAGEELPSKTNGSNNQYYMMEVSKKYAESREDIQYKDSMVYIEEKGETEPARILTTIFKDDEGRYHELTVSTPSIEKDDLRDAIQVWIIFLYVALLFCIIIISVWVFYRNMRPLYVLLHWLDGYQTGKRNKPLSNNTQITEFRKLNEAAIRYVERTEQMFEQQKQFIGNASHEIQTPLAICRNRLEMLMEDDSLSEKQLEELMKTHQTLEYITKLNKSLLLLSKIDNGQFTDTKELELNVLLKQYLQDYEEVYDYRNIEVTIDEQGVFKVKMNESLAVALLTNLLKNAFVHNIDGGHIRITITKNGITFRNSGVEHPLDKEHIFERFYQGSKKEGSTGLGLAIADSICRLQHLNINYYFEQNEHCFEISQS from the coding sequence ATGAAATTAATATATTACATCATTCTTCGTATTACACTTGCTCTGACCCTTATACTGACGGTCTGGGCTATCTTCTTTTATGTTACGATGATCGATGAAGTCAACGATGAAGTGGATGACGCTTTGGAAGATTATTCGGAAACCATCATTATACGTGCATTGGCAGGAGAGGAGCTACCTTCTAAAACCAATGGCTCCAACAATCAATATTATATGATGGAAGTAAGCAAAAAGTATGCGGAAAGCCGGGAGGATATTCAGTATAAAGACTCTATGGTATACATTGAAGAAAAAGGAGAGACCGAGCCGGCACGTATTCTTACTACTATCTTTAAAGATGATGAAGGACGATACCACGAACTGACAGTATCGACCCCCAGCATTGAAAAAGATGATTTGAGAGATGCCATCCAGGTGTGGATTATATTTCTATATGTAGCTTTATTATTCTGCATTATTATCATTTCCGTATGGGTATTTTACCGGAATATGCGACCGCTCTATGTACTTCTACACTGGCTGGACGGTTATCAAACAGGAAAAAGAAATAAACCTTTGAGTAATAATACTCAAATCACGGAATTCCGGAAATTAAACGAGGCTGCCATTCGTTATGTGGAACGTACAGAGCAGATGTTCGAACAACAAAAACAGTTTATCGGAAATGCTTCACATGAGATACAAACTCCACTTGCTATCTGCCGTAACCGATTGGAAATGTTGATGGAAGATGATTCGCTATCAGAAAAACAACTGGAAGAACTGATGAAAACGCATCAGACTTTAGAATACATCACTAAATTAAACAAATCCCTATTATTGCTTTCCAAGATTGATAATGGCCAGTTTACCGATACCAAAGAATTGGAACTCAATGTACTTCTCAAACAATATCTGCAAGATTACGAAGAAGTTTATGATTATCGCAACATAGAAGTCACGATAGATGAACAAGGCGTTTTTAAGGTGAAAATGAACGAATCTCTGGCTGTTGCTTTACTCACTAACCTCCTGAAAAATGCATTTGTACATAATATTGACGGGGGACATATCCGAATCACCATTACAAAGAACGGTATTACTTTCCGAAATTCGGGAGTGGAACATCCGCTAGACAAGGAACATATCTTCGAACGTTTCTATCAGGGTAGCAAAAAGGAAGGATCTACAGGGCTGGGATTAGCTATAGCCGATTCCATCTGTCGTTTGCAACATCTGAATATAAATTATTACTTCGAGCAGAATGAACATTGCTTCGAGATTTCCCAATCATAA
- a CDS encoding TolC family protein, with translation MKKNKLLFVLLTLPFSISQIDAQTPLSFEESLHLLNQGNRSLKIADKSIEIAKAERDKLNAFWYPSLQSTGAFVHMSEKIEVKQPLSQFTDPAKDFVHSIIPDDQIISSILDKIGANTLVFPLTPRNLTTVDLSAEWVLFSGGKRLRATNIGRTMVDLARENRAQVSANQQNLLAESYYGLRLAQQVVIVREETYNGLKKHYENALKLEAAGMIDKAGRLFAQVNMDEAKRALEAARKEETVVQSALKVLLNKKDTDTDIVPTSPLFMNDSIPPKMLFDFSVNSGNYALNQLRLQQHIAKQEVRIAQSGYMPNIALFGKQTLYSHGIQSNLLPRTMIGIGFTWNLFDGLDREKKIRQSKLTEQTLALGQMKARDDLAVGIDKLYTQLQKAQDNVKALNATIALSEELVRIRKKSFTEGMATSTEVIDAETILANVKVARLAAYYEYDVALMNLLSLCGTPEQFANYQPKP, from the coding sequence ATGAAAAAAAATAAGTTACTTTTTGTACTATTGACTTTGCCTTTTTCCATCAGTCAGATAGATGCACAGACACCATTAAGTTTTGAAGAATCATTGCATCTGCTCAATCAGGGCAATCGGAGCTTGAAAATTGCAGATAAAAGTATTGAGATAGCCAAAGCGGAACGTGATAAACTAAATGCTTTTTGGTATCCCAGTCTTCAGTCCACAGGTGCATTTGTGCATATGTCGGAAAAGATTGAAGTGAAGCAGCCTTTGTCACAGTTTACCGACCCGGCGAAAGACTTTGTACATTCTATTATTCCGGATGATCAGATCATTTCATCAATATTAGATAAAATAGGTGCGAACACACTTGTATTTCCTTTGACTCCACGCAACTTGACTACTGTCGATTTGTCTGCAGAATGGGTCCTTTTTTCAGGTGGAAAACGTCTCCGAGCAACTAATATCGGAAGAACGATGGTTGATCTGGCACGGGAGAACCGGGCACAAGTATCCGCCAATCAACAGAATTTATTGGCAGAGAGCTATTATGGCCTTCGGTTGGCACAACAGGTCGTGATTGTTCGTGAAGAAACATATAATGGATTGAAAAAGCACTATGAGAATGCCTTGAAGTTAGAAGCTGCAGGTATGATTGATAAAGCCGGAAGACTTTTTGCCCAAGTAAATATGGATGAAGCTAAGCGTGCATTGGAAGCTGCACGAAAAGAAGAAACTGTAGTGCAAAGTGCTTTAAAAGTTTTGCTGAATAAAAAAGATACAGATACTGATATAGTACCTACTTCTCCTCTTTTTATGAATGATTCAATACCTCCTAAGATGCTTTTTGACTTCTCTGTAAACAGCGGGAACTATGCGCTTAACCAGTTACGGTTACAGCAACATATTGCCAAGCAAGAAGTACGGATTGCACAAAGTGGCTATATGCCGAATATAGCCCTTTTCGGAAAACAAACCTTATATTCGCATGGTATTCAGAGTAATTTGTTACCGCGTACGATGATAGGTATCGGGTTTACGTGGAATCTGTTCGATGGTTTGGATCGTGAGAAGAAAATACGCCAATCGAAGTTAACGGAACAGACGCTTGCTTTAGGGCAAATGAAGGCTCGTGACGATTTGGCTGTTGGTATAGATAAGTTATATACGCAGTTGCAAAAAGCGCAGGATAATGTGAAGGCATTGAATGCGACAATTGCTTTAAGTGAAGAATTGGTTCGTATCCGGAAGAAATCTTTCACTGAAGGAATGGCAACTTCTACCGAAGTTATTGATGCTGAAACCATACTTGCCAATGTAAAGGTGGCTCGTTTGGCAGCATATTATGAATATGATGTGGCACTGATGAATCTACTTTCACTCTGTGGCACACCTGAACAATTTGCAAACTATCAACCTAAACCGTAA
- a CDS encoding RNA polymerase sigma factor: protein MKILDYIRKNNRSREMGKEIENLYELYKQPFILFAISNYPISKDTAIDIYQESFTAMYQNIRSGKYTERNVSLKTYLFEIGKHHIFKYINKEQKENDILQMLASEWNVRQFPPEEWNEAQKIVSELLEEADTDCNKVLILYYWERRKMEEIARYMNYKTEQVAKNKKSSCLRRLSFELKRRLESVGIILGK, encoded by the coding sequence ATGAAAATACTCGATTATATAAGAAAGAACAACCGTTCAAGGGAGATGGGTAAAGAAATCGAAAACTTGTACGAGCTATATAAACAACCTTTTATTTTGTTTGCTATAAGCAATTACCCGATCAGTAAAGATACGGCAATAGATATTTATCAGGAAAGCTTTACCGCCATGTACCAGAATATCAGAAGCGGAAAGTATACAGAGCGGAATGTGTCTTTGAAAACATACTTGTTCGAGATTGGAAAACACCACATATTCAAATATATAAATAAGGAACAGAAAGAAAACGACATATTACAGATGTTGGCATCGGAATGGAATGTCCGGCAATTTCCTCCGGAAGAGTGGAATGAAGCGCAGAAAATAGTATCAGAACTACTTGAAGAAGCGGATACAGACTGTAATAAGGTACTCATACTTTATTATTGGGAACGTCGGAAAATGGAAGAAATTGCCCGATATATGAATTATAAGACAGAGCAGGTAGCAAAGAACAAAAAAAGTTCTTGCCTGCGCAGATTATCTTTTGAACTAAAGAGAAGGTTGGAATCTGTAGGTATCATATTAGGAAAATAA
- a CDS encoding PepSY-like domain-containing protein, whose protein sequence is MKKLVFLLVCLFTLQTVARADDDKPIQVTQMPQPAQLFIKQHFPKNKVALAKMENDFFYKSYEVIFTNGNKVEFDKKGNWTEIDCKHTVVPTATIPTAIQKYVTTNYPDTKVLKIERDKKEYEVKLSNRVELKFDLKFNLIDIDN, encoded by the coding sequence ATGAAAAAGTTAGTATTCTTATTAGTCTGTCTTTTTACTTTACAAACAGTAGCGCGTGCGGATGATGACAAACCAATTCAAGTAACACAAATGCCACAACCGGCTCAACTGTTTATCAAACAACATTTCCCAAAGAACAAAGTAGCATTGGCAAAAATGGAAAATGATTTCTTCTACAAAAGTTATGAAGTGATTTTCACAAACGGCAATAAGGTAGAATTTGACAAGAAAGGAAATTGGACTGAAATAGATTGTAAACATACAGTTGTTCCTACAGCAACAATTCCTACAGCTATTCAGAAATATGTAACGACTAATTATCCTGACACAAAAGTATTGAAAATAGAACGAGATAAAAAAGAATACGAAGTAAAACTCTCTAATCGAGTAGAACTAAAATTCGACTTGAAGTTCAATCTGATTGATATTGATAATTAA